The following are encoded together in the Clostridium sp. BJN0013 genome:
- a CDS encoding helix-turn-helix domain-containing protein, whose amino-acid sequence MNIAHNLKELRTRKGLTQDELSKLLNINRATYAHYETGRREPDLETLKMLAKFFNVTLDQLAGSIIDPECGSSAFLHKALSELYPDKLTKMSYNELLEEIKKDPERLKLIQLMLNNKNTHSNIEQVSEPAKMDVKISTALKKLRYAKNVKQEDVAKAIGISKSGYGYYEQGRSMPDPEMLLKLAKYFTVSVDYLLGNTDKKEPEIESNIPKKYSDKDKKILDDISSLDDDLKKEAEKYIELLKLKQSMDAGKDESSAILDQDIC is encoded by the coding sequence ATGAATATAGCACATAATTTAAAAGAACTTAGAACTAGAAAAGGATTAACACAAGATGAATTGAGTAAACTATTAAATATAAATAGAGCTACTTATGCTCATTATGAAACTGGTAGGAGAGAACCAGATTTAGAAACGTTAAAAATGCTTGCTAAATTTTTTAATGTTACATTGGATCAATTAGCAGGTTCTATTATTGATCCGGAATGTGGTTCTAGTGCATTTTTACATAAAGCATTATCAGAATTATACCCTGATAAATTAACTAAGATGAGTTATAATGAACTATTAGAGGAAATCAAGAAAGATCCAGAGAGATTAAAACTAATACAATTAATGCTAAATAATAAAAATACTCATAGTAATATAGAACAAGTTTCAGAACCAGCTAAGATGGATGTAAAAATTTCCACTGCTTTAAAAAAACTAAGATATGCTAAAAATGTAAAGCAAGAAGATGTTGCTAAAGCCATAGGAATATCTAAAAGTGGTTATGGATATTATGAACAAGGGAGAAGTATGCCAGATCCCGAAATGCTATTAAAATTAGCTAAATATTTTACTGTTTCAGTAGATTATCTACTAGGTAATACAGATAAAAAAGAACCGGAAATTGAAAGCAACATTCCAAAAAAATACTCAGATAAAGATAAAAAAATATTAGATGATATATCTTCTTTGGATGATGATTTAAAAAAGGAAGCTGAAAAATATATTGAATTGCTTAAACTTAAGCAAAGTATGGATGCTGGTAAAGACGAAAGCTCAGCCATTTTGGATCAAGACATTTGTTGA
- the lysS gene encoding lysine--tRNA ligase, translating to MYKEFESIENLEKIMPDSNEFVAERVKKLNKLYELGVNPYPYSYKNITHTKDIFDNFENIKEEQEFTLAGRVMLIRRMGNATFANIVDEKGNIQIFLSKKLIGAKSYKILKLIDVGDIIGVDGAVFKTQTGEITIRVNQFELLSKSIRTLPEKYHGIQDADLRQRHRSLDMIMNEGVKERFIKRSKAITAIREYLNNLNFIEADTPILDTKYGGGEAKPFTTFVNALDCNVYMNVSPELYLKRLIVGGIERVYTFARAFRNEGIDRTHYPEFSLFECYMSYADYNDMMKLMENIYEYVFNKVNGTTKIQYGDVEIDFKAPWKRAKMCDLVKKDTGIDVETLTMEEIIKSIKDNELLIESQNEGLVIDECSKGELIINLFEVYSEKKLIQPTFVIDFPEESSPLCKIHRHNSDLIERFEPYAYGVELGNAYSELNDPLKQRILLHEQASKLRAGLETASPMDEEFAVAIDTAMPPTGGLGIGIDRMIMFLTGSYTIKDIIAFPLIKR from the coding sequence AACTTAGAAAAGATAATGCCAGATTCAAATGAATTTGTAGCAGAAAGAGTTAAAAAGTTAAATAAGCTTTATGAATTGGGAGTTAATCCATATCCTTATAGCTACAAAAATATAACTCATACTAAGGATATTTTTGATAACTTTGAAAATATAAAAGAAGAACAAGAATTCACATTAGCAGGAAGAGTTATGCTAATAAGAAGGATGGGAAATGCCACATTTGCCAATATTGTAGATGAAAAAGGAAATATACAAATATTCTTAAGTAAAAAGCTAATAGGTGCTAAAAGTTATAAAATCTTAAAATTAATTGATGTAGGAGATATTATTGGAGTTGATGGAGCTGTATTTAAGACACAGACAGGTGAAATCACTATTAGAGTAAATCAGTTTGAATTATTGTCAAAGTCCATTAGAACACTTCCAGAAAAATATCACGGTATACAAGATGCTGACTTAAGGCAAAGACATCGTTCATTAGATATGATAATGAATGAGGGTGTTAAAGAACGATTTATTAAACGTTCAAAAGCCATAACAGCTATCAGGGAATATTTAAACAATTTAAACTTTATTGAGGCAGATACTCCTATTCTGGATACTAAATACGGTGGAGGAGAAGCAAAGCCATTTACAACATTTGTTAACGCATTGGATTGTAATGTATATATGAATGTTTCTCCAGAATTATATTTAAAAAGACTCATAGTTGGAGGAATTGAAAGAGTTTATACCTTTGCAAGAGCTTTTAGAAATGAGGGAATTGATAGAACACATTATCCAGAATTTAGCTTGTTTGAATGTTATATGTCTTATGCTGACTATAATGACATGATGAAACTTATGGAGAATATATATGAATATGTATTTAATAAGGTTAATGGAACAACAAAGATTCAGTATGGAGACGTAGAAATTGATTTTAAAGCTCCGTGGAAGAGAGCGAAGATGTGTGACCTTGTAAAAAAGGATACAGGAATTGATGTTGAGACACTTACCATGGAAGAAATTATTAAAAGTATTAAGGACAATGAGCTCTTAATAGAAAGTCAAAATGAGGGGTTAGTTATTGATGAATGTTCAAAGGGAGAATTAATAATTAATTTGTTTGAAGTGTATTCTGAAAAGAAACTAATTCAACCAACCTTTGTTATAGACTTTCCTGAAGAATCTTCTCCGTTATGTAAGATTCATAGACATAACTCGGATTTAATTGAAAGGTTTGAACCTTATGCTTATGGTGTTGAGCTTGGGAACGCTTATTCAGAACTTAATGACCCATTGAAGCAAAGAATACTTTTGCATGAACAAGCGTCAAAACTAAGAGCTGGGCTTGAAACAGCAAGTCCAATGGATGAGGAATTCGCTGTTGCTATCGATACTGCAATGCCACCAACTGGAGGATTAGGAATAGGTATTGATAGAATGATAATGTTTCTTACTGGTTCTTATACCATAAAAGATATTATAGCATTTCCTCTAATTAAAAGATAA
- a CDS encoding helix-turn-helix transcriptional regulator, whose amino-acid sequence MKKYSLKELRVKKNKTQKEISKAIEINRATYSHYENGLRIPKIDIAGKLASYFGVMVENINFLPQNDTISHNKQKEIAS is encoded by the coding sequence ATGAAGAAGTATAGTCTAAAAGAACTCAGAGTTAAAAAGAATAAAACTCAAAAAGAGATTTCAAAAGCTATAGAAATAAATCGTGCTACATACTCGCATTATGAAAATGGATTAAGAATTCCTAAAATTGATATAGCAGGTAAACTTGCATCATATTTTGGTGTCATGGTAGAAAATATTAATTTTTTACCCCAAAATGATACAATAAGCCACAATAAGCAAAAGGAGATAGCGAGCTAA